A genomic region of Dunckerocampus dactyliophorus isolate RoL2022-P2 chromosome 10, RoL_Ddac_1.1, whole genome shotgun sequence contains the following coding sequences:
- the sass6 gene encoding spindle assembly abnormal protein 6 homolog isoform X3 yields METMFSKVVQVNVRCRDCEERKAHIRVAVELQSSKSAVHKRDLLVRLTDDVDPSFLFSLIISEEDFQSLKVQQGLLIDFSSFPEKLTELLNLCQSEQQSSHPRFQLLLSCDSALLEGLVHLSVVETNSFRNLNHLSLRLTQGSDKHIKDYLAECLSSVKVEKQALEVKLQKTEEDLSRQLNYAQQTLSEKTKELDKLHSEWTLQTSSLSSRHSNELRTEREKNAELQSRLQQEMQKLRHDLESAHQESSQQLQTIRDLKTKLAGVEEECQRSKQQVVSLRRDNSSLDTALHEKERLSNQLQIRVAVLEQEVKDKDQLMNHTREVHQQQKESVKEKAETKELEVRKLEAEVKFLSDDLKKAIEIIKKFQGELRACSDKNKAQYTALVAQKKVVQETSAKLERAHEDFHKTQQQLSNKDQQVEKLTGQVEKLTEQLEDSLKKLSETKDLLQSNENVIIWLNKQLNEKELSKKPLLPQALESTSVLSSAGLRAAKTSPSPVVAPDLTPVPKHTSESVGLDPKYLGRQADSIPVYGLPAGLLPREIPPPRSKPPVPSAYFPN; encoded by the exons ATGGAGACGATGTTCAGTAAAGTTGTCCAAGTCAACGTCAGGTGCAGAGACTGCGAGGAAAG AAAAGCACATATTCGTGTCGCTGTTGAGCTTCAATCAAGCAAAAGTGCAGTTCACAAACGA GATCTTCTGGTGAGATTAACCGACGATGTGGATCCATCTTTTCTCTTCAGCCTCATTATTTCAGAGGAGGATTTTCAAAG TTTGAAAGTGCAGCAGGGACTTCTCATTGATTTTTCATCATTTCCCGAAAAGCTGACCGAGCTTCTTAATCTGTGTCAGTCTGAGCAGCAATCCAGCCATCCAAG GTTCCAGCTGCTCTTGTCATGTGACTCTGCCTTGCTTGAAGGCCTCGTCCACTTAAGTGTGGTGGAGACAAATTCCTTCAGAAACCTGAACCACCTATCTCTGAGGCTTACTCAGGGCTCTGACAAACACATCAAGGACTATCTGGCCGAGTGTCTGTCTTCTGTCAAG GTGGAAAAACAAGCCCTGGAGGTGAAACTTCAAAAAACTGAAGAGGATCTGTCCAGACAGCTGAATTACGCTCAGCAG ACTTTGTCAGAGAAGACCAAAGAGTTGGACAAGCTGCATTCAGAATGGACTCTTCAAACCAGCTCGTTGTCCAGCCGTCATTCAAACGAGCTGCGGACCGAGAGGGAGAAGAATGCGGAG TTACAGAGCCGACTGCAGCAGGAGATGCAGAAGCTTCGCCACGACCTGGAGAGCGCTCACCAGGAGAGCAGCCAGCAGCTTCAGACCATCAGAGACCTCAAGACAAAGCTGGCGGGTGTGGAGGAG GAGTGCCAGCGCTCTAAGCAGCAGGTTGTGTCTCTGAGGAGGGACAACAGCTCTCTCGACACAGCCCTCCACGAGAAGGAGCGTCTGTCCAACCAGCTCCAGATAAGAGTGGCTGTGTTGGAGCAGGAAGTCAAGGACaaggatcagctgatgaaccaCACCAGGGAGGTGCACCAGCAGCAGAAG GAATCTGTGAAAGAAAAGGCAGAAACAAAAGAACTTGAGGTCCGAAAACTTGAGGCAGAGGTTAAGTTTTTGTCTGACGATTTGAAAAAG GCCATTGAGATCATCAAGAAGTTTCAGGGTGAGTTGCGAGCTTGTTCGGACAAGAACAAGGCCCAGTACACGGCACTGGTGGCCCAGAAGAAGGTCGTTCAGGAGACCTCAGCCAAACTTGAGCGTGCTCATGAGGACTTCCACAAGACTCAGCAGCAGCTCTCCAACAAAGACCAGCAG GTGGAGAAGCTGACGGGGCAGGTGGAGAAGCTGACGGAGCAGCTGGAGGACAGCCTAAAGAAGCTCAGTGAGACCAAAGACTTGTTACAAAGCAACGAGAACG TCATTATTTGGCTGAACAAGCAGCTCAATGAGAAGGAGCTTTCCAAGAAGCCGCTTCTTCCACAAGCTTTGGAGAGCACATCTGTGTTGTCCTCGGCTGGACTTCGG GCCGCCAAAACGTCTCCGTCTCCTGTGGTGGCTCCTGACCTCACCCCAGTTCCCAAGCACAC CAGCGAATCTGTCGGTCTGGACCCCAAATACTTGGGGAGGCAAGCCGACAGCATTCCTGTCTACGGCCTTCCTGCAGGTCTGCTTCCCAGAG AGATCCCACCTCCACGCAGCAAACCGCCCGTGCCCTCAGCCTATTTTCctaattaa
- the sass6 gene encoding spindle assembly abnormal protein 6 homolog isoform X4, giving the protein METMFSKVVQVNVRCRDCEERKAHIRVAVELQSSKSAVHKRDLLVRLTDDVDPSFLFSLIISEEDFQSLKVQQGLLIDFSSFPEKLTELLNLCQSEQQSSHPRFQLLLSCDSALLEGLVHLSVVETNSFRNLNHLSLRLTQGSDKHIKDYLAECLSSVKVEKQALEVKLQKTEEDLSRQLNYAQQTLSEKTKELDKLHSEWTLQTSSLSSRHSNELRTEREKNAELQSRLQQEMQKLRHDLESAHQESSQQLQTIRDLKTKLAGVEEECQRSKQQVVSLRRDNSSLDTALHEKERLSNQLQIRVAVLEQEVKDKDQLMNHTREVHQQQKESVKEKAETKELEVRKLEAEVKFLSDDLKKAIEIIKKFQGELRACSDKNKAQYTALVAQKKVVQETSAKLERAHEDFHKTQQQLSNKDQQVEKLTGQVEKLTEQLEDSLKKLSETKDLLQSNENVIIWLNKQLNEKELSKKPLLPQALESTSVLSSAGLRAAKTSPSPVVAPDLTPVPKHTESVGLDPKYLGRQADSIPVYGLPAGLLPREIPPPRSKPPVPSAYFPN; this is encoded by the exons ATGGAGACGATGTTCAGTAAAGTTGTCCAAGTCAACGTCAGGTGCAGAGACTGCGAGGAAAG AAAAGCACATATTCGTGTCGCTGTTGAGCTTCAATCAAGCAAAAGTGCAGTTCACAAACGA GATCTTCTGGTGAGATTAACCGACGATGTGGATCCATCTTTTCTCTTCAGCCTCATTATTTCAGAGGAGGATTTTCAAAG TTTGAAAGTGCAGCAGGGACTTCTCATTGATTTTTCATCATTTCCCGAAAAGCTGACCGAGCTTCTTAATCTGTGTCAGTCTGAGCAGCAATCCAGCCATCCAAG GTTCCAGCTGCTCTTGTCATGTGACTCTGCCTTGCTTGAAGGCCTCGTCCACTTAAGTGTGGTGGAGACAAATTCCTTCAGAAACCTGAACCACCTATCTCTGAGGCTTACTCAGGGCTCTGACAAACACATCAAGGACTATCTGGCCGAGTGTCTGTCTTCTGTCAAG GTGGAAAAACAAGCCCTGGAGGTGAAACTTCAAAAAACTGAAGAGGATCTGTCCAGACAGCTGAATTACGCTCAGCAG ACTTTGTCAGAGAAGACCAAAGAGTTGGACAAGCTGCATTCAGAATGGACTCTTCAAACCAGCTCGTTGTCCAGCCGTCATTCAAACGAGCTGCGGACCGAGAGGGAGAAGAATGCGGAG TTACAGAGCCGACTGCAGCAGGAGATGCAGAAGCTTCGCCACGACCTGGAGAGCGCTCACCAGGAGAGCAGCCAGCAGCTTCAGACCATCAGAGACCTCAAGACAAAGCTGGCGGGTGTGGAGGAG GAGTGCCAGCGCTCTAAGCAGCAGGTTGTGTCTCTGAGGAGGGACAACAGCTCTCTCGACACAGCCCTCCACGAGAAGGAGCGTCTGTCCAACCAGCTCCAGATAAGAGTGGCTGTGTTGGAGCAGGAAGTCAAGGACaaggatcagctgatgaaccaCACCAGGGAGGTGCACCAGCAGCAGAAG GAATCTGTGAAAGAAAAGGCAGAAACAAAAGAACTTGAGGTCCGAAAACTTGAGGCAGAGGTTAAGTTTTTGTCTGACGATTTGAAAAAG GCCATTGAGATCATCAAGAAGTTTCAGGGTGAGTTGCGAGCTTGTTCGGACAAGAACAAGGCCCAGTACACGGCACTGGTGGCCCAGAAGAAGGTCGTTCAGGAGACCTCAGCCAAACTTGAGCGTGCTCATGAGGACTTCCACAAGACTCAGCAGCAGCTCTCCAACAAAGACCAGCAG GTGGAGAAGCTGACGGGGCAGGTGGAGAAGCTGACGGAGCAGCTGGAGGACAGCCTAAAGAAGCTCAGTGAGACCAAAGACTTGTTACAAAGCAACGAGAACG TCATTATTTGGCTGAACAAGCAGCTCAATGAGAAGGAGCTTTCCAAGAAGCCGCTTCTTCCACAAGCTTTGGAGAGCACATCTGTGTTGTCCTCGGCTGGACTTCGG GCCGCCAAAACGTCTCCGTCTCCTGTGGTGGCTCCTGACCTCACCCCAGTTCCCAAGCACAC CGAATCTGTCGGTCTGGACCCCAAATACTTGGGGAGGCAAGCCGACAGCATTCCTGTCTACGGCCTTCCTGCAGGTCTGCTTCCCAGAG AGATCCCACCTCCACGCAGCAAACCGCCCGTGCCCTCAGCCTATTTTCctaattaa
- the sass6 gene encoding spindle assembly abnormal protein 6 homolog isoform X2, with product METMFSKVVQVNVRCRDCEERKAHIRVAVELQSSKSAVHKRDLLVRLTDDVDPSFLFSLIISEEDFQSLKVQQGLLIDFSSFPEKLTELLNLCQSEQQSSHPRFQLLLSCDSALLEGLVHLSVVETNSFRNLNHLSLRLTQGSDKHIKDYLAECLSSVKVEKQALEVKLQKTEEDLSRQLNYAQQTLSEKTKELDKLHSEWTLQTSSLSSRHSNELRTEREKNAELQSRLQQEMQKLRHDLESAHQESSQQLQTIRDLKTKLAGVEEECQRSKQQVVSLRRDNSSLDTALHEKERLSNQLQIRVAVLEQEVKDKDQLMNHTREVHQQQKESVKEKAETKELEVRKLEAEVKFLSDDLKKAIEIIKKFQGELRACSDKNKAQYTALVAQKKVVQETSAKLERAHEDFHKTQQQLSNKDQQVEKLTGQVEKLTEQLEDSLKKLSETKDLLQSNENVIIWLNKQLNEKELSKKPLLPQALESTSVLSSAGLRTHFYPQAAKTSPSPVVAPDLTPVPKHTESVGLDPKYLGRQADSIPVYGLPAGLLPREIPPPRSKPPVPSAYFPN from the exons ATGGAGACGATGTTCAGTAAAGTTGTCCAAGTCAACGTCAGGTGCAGAGACTGCGAGGAAAG AAAAGCACATATTCGTGTCGCTGTTGAGCTTCAATCAAGCAAAAGTGCAGTTCACAAACGA GATCTTCTGGTGAGATTAACCGACGATGTGGATCCATCTTTTCTCTTCAGCCTCATTATTTCAGAGGAGGATTTTCAAAG TTTGAAAGTGCAGCAGGGACTTCTCATTGATTTTTCATCATTTCCCGAAAAGCTGACCGAGCTTCTTAATCTGTGTCAGTCTGAGCAGCAATCCAGCCATCCAAG GTTCCAGCTGCTCTTGTCATGTGACTCTGCCTTGCTTGAAGGCCTCGTCCACTTAAGTGTGGTGGAGACAAATTCCTTCAGAAACCTGAACCACCTATCTCTGAGGCTTACTCAGGGCTCTGACAAACACATCAAGGACTATCTGGCCGAGTGTCTGTCTTCTGTCAAG GTGGAAAAACAAGCCCTGGAGGTGAAACTTCAAAAAACTGAAGAGGATCTGTCCAGACAGCTGAATTACGCTCAGCAG ACTTTGTCAGAGAAGACCAAAGAGTTGGACAAGCTGCATTCAGAATGGACTCTTCAAACCAGCTCGTTGTCCAGCCGTCATTCAAACGAGCTGCGGACCGAGAGGGAGAAGAATGCGGAG TTACAGAGCCGACTGCAGCAGGAGATGCAGAAGCTTCGCCACGACCTGGAGAGCGCTCACCAGGAGAGCAGCCAGCAGCTTCAGACCATCAGAGACCTCAAGACAAAGCTGGCGGGTGTGGAGGAG GAGTGCCAGCGCTCTAAGCAGCAGGTTGTGTCTCTGAGGAGGGACAACAGCTCTCTCGACACAGCCCTCCACGAGAAGGAGCGTCTGTCCAACCAGCTCCAGATAAGAGTGGCTGTGTTGGAGCAGGAAGTCAAGGACaaggatcagctgatgaaccaCACCAGGGAGGTGCACCAGCAGCAGAAG GAATCTGTGAAAGAAAAGGCAGAAACAAAAGAACTTGAGGTCCGAAAACTTGAGGCAGAGGTTAAGTTTTTGTCTGACGATTTGAAAAAG GCCATTGAGATCATCAAGAAGTTTCAGGGTGAGTTGCGAGCTTGTTCGGACAAGAACAAGGCCCAGTACACGGCACTGGTGGCCCAGAAGAAGGTCGTTCAGGAGACCTCAGCCAAACTTGAGCGTGCTCATGAGGACTTCCACAAGACTCAGCAGCAGCTCTCCAACAAAGACCAGCAG GTGGAGAAGCTGACGGGGCAGGTGGAGAAGCTGACGGAGCAGCTGGAGGACAGCCTAAAGAAGCTCAGTGAGACCAAAGACTTGTTACAAAGCAACGAGAACG TCATTATTTGGCTGAACAAGCAGCTCAATGAGAAGGAGCTTTCCAAGAAGCCGCTTCTTCCACAAGCTTTGGAGAGCACATCTGTGTTGTCCTCGGCTGGACTTCGG ACGCACTTTTATCCACAGGCCGCCAAAACGTCTCCGTCTCCTGTGGTGGCTCCTGACCTCACCCCAGTTCCCAAGCACAC CGAATCTGTCGGTCTGGACCCCAAATACTTGGGGAGGCAAGCCGACAGCATTCCTGTCTACGGCCTTCCTGCAGGTCTGCTTCCCAGAG AGATCCCACCTCCACGCAGCAAACCGCCCGTGCCCTCAGCCTATTTTCctaattaa
- the sass6 gene encoding spindle assembly abnormal protein 6 homolog isoform X1, which yields METMFSKVVQVNVRCRDCEERKAHIRVAVELQSSKSAVHKRDLLVRLTDDVDPSFLFSLIISEEDFQSLKVQQGLLIDFSSFPEKLTELLNLCQSEQQSSHPRFQLLLSCDSALLEGLVHLSVVETNSFRNLNHLSLRLTQGSDKHIKDYLAECLSSVKVEKQALEVKLQKTEEDLSRQLNYAQQTLSEKTKELDKLHSEWTLQTSSLSSRHSNELRTEREKNAELQSRLQQEMQKLRHDLESAHQESSQQLQTIRDLKTKLAGVEEECQRSKQQVVSLRRDNSSLDTALHEKERLSNQLQIRVAVLEQEVKDKDQLMNHTREVHQQQKESVKEKAETKELEVRKLEAEVKFLSDDLKKAIEIIKKFQGELRACSDKNKAQYTALVAQKKVVQETSAKLERAHEDFHKTQQQLSNKDQQVEKLTGQVEKLTEQLEDSLKKLSETKDLLQSNENVIIWLNKQLNEKELSKKPLLPQALESTSVLSSAGLRTHFYPQAAKTSPSPVVAPDLTPVPKHTSESVGLDPKYLGRQADSIPVYGLPAGLLPREIPPPRSKPPVPSAYFPN from the exons ATGGAGACGATGTTCAGTAAAGTTGTCCAAGTCAACGTCAGGTGCAGAGACTGCGAGGAAAG AAAAGCACATATTCGTGTCGCTGTTGAGCTTCAATCAAGCAAAAGTGCAGTTCACAAACGA GATCTTCTGGTGAGATTAACCGACGATGTGGATCCATCTTTTCTCTTCAGCCTCATTATTTCAGAGGAGGATTTTCAAAG TTTGAAAGTGCAGCAGGGACTTCTCATTGATTTTTCATCATTTCCCGAAAAGCTGACCGAGCTTCTTAATCTGTGTCAGTCTGAGCAGCAATCCAGCCATCCAAG GTTCCAGCTGCTCTTGTCATGTGACTCTGCCTTGCTTGAAGGCCTCGTCCACTTAAGTGTGGTGGAGACAAATTCCTTCAGAAACCTGAACCACCTATCTCTGAGGCTTACTCAGGGCTCTGACAAACACATCAAGGACTATCTGGCCGAGTGTCTGTCTTCTGTCAAG GTGGAAAAACAAGCCCTGGAGGTGAAACTTCAAAAAACTGAAGAGGATCTGTCCAGACAGCTGAATTACGCTCAGCAG ACTTTGTCAGAGAAGACCAAAGAGTTGGACAAGCTGCATTCAGAATGGACTCTTCAAACCAGCTCGTTGTCCAGCCGTCATTCAAACGAGCTGCGGACCGAGAGGGAGAAGAATGCGGAG TTACAGAGCCGACTGCAGCAGGAGATGCAGAAGCTTCGCCACGACCTGGAGAGCGCTCACCAGGAGAGCAGCCAGCAGCTTCAGACCATCAGAGACCTCAAGACAAAGCTGGCGGGTGTGGAGGAG GAGTGCCAGCGCTCTAAGCAGCAGGTTGTGTCTCTGAGGAGGGACAACAGCTCTCTCGACACAGCCCTCCACGAGAAGGAGCGTCTGTCCAACCAGCTCCAGATAAGAGTGGCTGTGTTGGAGCAGGAAGTCAAGGACaaggatcagctgatgaaccaCACCAGGGAGGTGCACCAGCAGCAGAAG GAATCTGTGAAAGAAAAGGCAGAAACAAAAGAACTTGAGGTCCGAAAACTTGAGGCAGAGGTTAAGTTTTTGTCTGACGATTTGAAAAAG GCCATTGAGATCATCAAGAAGTTTCAGGGTGAGTTGCGAGCTTGTTCGGACAAGAACAAGGCCCAGTACACGGCACTGGTGGCCCAGAAGAAGGTCGTTCAGGAGACCTCAGCCAAACTTGAGCGTGCTCATGAGGACTTCCACAAGACTCAGCAGCAGCTCTCCAACAAAGACCAGCAG GTGGAGAAGCTGACGGGGCAGGTGGAGAAGCTGACGGAGCAGCTGGAGGACAGCCTAAAGAAGCTCAGTGAGACCAAAGACTTGTTACAAAGCAACGAGAACG TCATTATTTGGCTGAACAAGCAGCTCAATGAGAAGGAGCTTTCCAAGAAGCCGCTTCTTCCACAAGCTTTGGAGAGCACATCTGTGTTGTCCTCGGCTGGACTTCGG ACGCACTTTTATCCACAGGCCGCCAAAACGTCTCCGTCTCCTGTGGTGGCTCCTGACCTCACCCCAGTTCCCAAGCACAC CAGCGAATCTGTCGGTCTGGACCCCAAATACTTGGGGAGGCAAGCCGACAGCATTCCTGTCTACGGCCTTCCTGCAGGTCTGCTTCCCAGAG AGATCCCACCTCCACGCAGCAAACCGCCCGTGCCCTCAGCCTATTTTCctaattaa